In Deltaproteobacteria bacterium, the DNA window GGTGATCCAGCCCGGCGAAGACATCCTCGTAGAATTCTGGCGCTCTTTCGTTCCGCTCTTCGTGGCCGTGGACGCCATCGGCGTCGTCCCTTTTTTCATGGCCTTTACAGAGGGGATGGAGCCGGGCCGGGTCCGTTCCGTCATAATCCAGTCCGTAGTTACGGCCTTCGGAGTCGCTCTCTTTTTTATCTTTGCAGGCCCGGAGCTCCTGCGCTTTCTCGGCGTGACGGTTGCCGATTTCATGATCGCGGGCGGGATCCTCCTCCTCGTTATCTCCATGACTGACATCGTGGCCGGTGAGAAGCGACGCATGCGGGTAGATCGGGCGACCCTCGGGGCGGTACCCATCGGCGTCCCCCTAATGACGGGGCCGGCCGTCCTCACCACGAGCCTTCTACTGGTCCAGGTCCATGGGAGGTTCATCACCTCCTCAGCCGTCCTTGTGAACATCCTCATAGCCGGGGCGCTTTTCCTGTCTGCAGGCAGGATCACCGCCTTCATCGGGACCCTCGGGGCCAAGATCGTCTCCAAGATCATGAGCCTCATCCTGGCCTCCATCGCCATCATGCTCGTGCGCAAGGGGATCTTGGAGATTGTGCAGGGTTTGTCGCAATAGCAGTCATCGGGGATACGCCCGTGCTGGTGTGACTTGTCACGAAAATGCCACCAAAATGTAACGCAATCGTCACGCATCCGATGTCAAGGCGTGGTATGGCTCGAAAGAGATGCAAGCACGCCTTTTTGTTACCATGCCCATGGAGTCCGACGGAAACGCCCATGTCTTTCTCCGGGGTCATCTTTCAGGGCTTCCGTTTTCTCCTGCCGACGTCACTGCAGGCGTGGAGAACGAGCTCCAGGCGGTCGTAAAGGGCAGCCGGGACTCCGTTGACCTGCCCCTCGCCATTGCGGGGTCCAACTACTATGCGAACATCGTGAAAAGGGCCGTCTCTGGCGAGGCCAGAAGGCGCGAAGTGACTGCACTTGAAGACTTCCTCGCCGCAAATGACGAGGGGGTCTGGGAACACAGTTGGGTCCGTTTCCCCAGAAGGTGCCTCTCGCCCGGGGCCGTCGAGATCCTCGAAGAGGATCTTCGGGCAGACAGGCGTGATCCTGATTCTGGCCCTCGGAGGGACAGGGAGCGGTTTCTTTTTGAAAAGGCGGGTGAAGACTGGGTCCGGGTCCCAGTGAGTTATCTCTTGAAGATCGCCCTTGCGGACGCCGTCCTCTCGCCCGGGCCTCTTCCCAGGGGAATCCGGCTCGCCGGGCGTGCCCTTTTGGACCACTTCCTGAACGACAACGTCTCCCCGGAGACCACGTCCTTTTTCGTGCACGAGGGGGGCGGCGGATGGGGGCCGGGACGGGCCGCGGCACTGGAGACGGCCCTCCGCTATCTCCTGACCCAGCTCATTGTCCGATACGCGAACATCAAGTTCGAC includes these proteins:
- a CDS encoding MarC family protein, whose protein sequence is MIQPGEDILVEFWRSFVPLFVAVDAIGVVPFFMAFTEGMEPGRVRSVIIQSVVTAFGVALFFIFAGPELLRFLGVTVADFMIAGGILLLVISMTDIVAGEKRRMRVDRATLGAVPIGVPLMTGPAVLTTSLLLVQVHGRFITSSAVLVNILIAGALFLSAGRITAFIGTLGAKIVSKIMSLILASIAIMLVRKGILEIVQGLSQ